From the Maioricimonas rarisocia genome, one window contains:
- a CDS encoding YcxB family protein, whose amino-acid sequence MEFTYHSSPALARLAAWRYIQRQVGLPLLAVLLLVVGCTVAITAGYRDWYVVTGLVAGGLVLLAWVNVYLRSDAAFRSMPDPAVTVRLDEETITFETSEHTSVMKWSRIRQVWRFPDVWLFFSYGGGAYTLIPTEMLTDGAKELIERRVTGQGGTVR is encoded by the coding sequence ATGGAGTTTACCTACCACTCGTCGCCGGCACTGGCCCGCCTGGCCGCCTGGCGCTACATCCAGCGGCAGGTGGGGCTGCCGTTGCTGGCCGTCCTGCTTCTGGTCGTCGGCTGCACCGTGGCGATCACCGCCGGCTACCGTGATTGGTATGTGGTGACGGGCCTTGTTGCCGGAGGCCTGGTGTTGCTCGCGTGGGTGAACGTCTATCTGCGTTCGGACGCAGCGTTCCGTTCGATGCCGGACCCTGCCGTGACCGTACGTCTCGATGAGGAGACGATCACGTTCGAGACGAGCGAGCACACGTCGGTCATGAAATGGAGCCGCATCCGACAGGTGTGGCGGTTTCCGGATGTCTGGCTGTTTTTCAGCTACGGGGGAGGTGCCTACACGCTGATCCCGACGGAGATGCTGACCGACGGTGCGAAAGAGCTCATCGAGAGGCGGGTCACCGGGCAGGGTGGAACGGTTCGATGA
- a CDS encoding DUF1501 domain-containing protein: MNPLPPDGPISRRRLLQRSGMGLGAMALAGLLSDDGLQAATATKSPLSPRAPHYPAKAKRVIHFFLNGGPSHVDTFDPKPALRKYEGKPVPNTLTTERKTGAAFPSPFEFKPRGESGIEVSELFARTAEHIDDIAVIRSMYAQVPNHEPSLMLMNCGDSVQPRPSVGAWILYGLGTDNQNLPGFIAMCPGGLPIKDNENWQAGFLPGTYQGTYIDSQHRDLDRLIANIEHAHISRADQRRQLDLLARWNARHRAVREDDRLDARIHSYELAFRMQRDAAEAFDFAREPAHIQEMYGDGAHGRQTLIARRLLERGVRYVQLWHGAGQPWDNHDNIADNHRRLAGELDQPIAALLTDLKQRGMLEDTLVIWGGEFGRTPTVELTGDGKPKYGRDHNHYGFSVWMAGGGIKGGTVRGATDEFGFAAQEDRTSVHDLHATMLHLLGFDHEQLTYRYAGRDFRLTDVHGHVLEDIIV; this comes from the coding sequence ATGAATCCCCTCCCCCCTGATGGTCCGATCAGCCGCCGCCGGCTCCTGCAACGTTCCGGCATGGGACTCGGTGCGATGGCCCTGGCCGGCCTGCTGAGCGACGACGGCCTGCAGGCCGCCACTGCAACAAAGAGTCCGCTCTCCCCGCGTGCACCACACTACCCGGCGAAGGCGAAGCGGGTCATCCACTTCTTTCTCAACGGCGGCCCGTCTCACGTCGACACCTTCGACCCCAAGCCGGCCCTGAGAAAGTACGAAGGCAAACCGGTCCCCAACACGCTAACCACCGAGCGCAAGACCGGGGCCGCATTTCCTTCGCCGTTCGAATTCAAACCGCGGGGCGAATCGGGCATCGAGGTGAGCGAACTGTTCGCCCGCACCGCCGAGCATATCGACGACATCGCTGTCATCCGCTCGATGTATGCGCAGGTTCCCAACCACGAACCGTCGCTGATGCTGATGAACTGCGGCGACTCGGTGCAGCCCCGACCCAGTGTCGGTGCGTGGATTCTGTACGGACTGGGAACCGACAACCAGAACCTGCCCGGTTTCATCGCCATGTGTCCCGGCGGACTGCCGATCAAGGACAACGAGAACTGGCAGGCCGGCTTCCTCCCCGGCACGTACCAGGGGACGTACATCGACTCGCAGCATCGTGACCTCGACCGCCTCATCGCCAACATCGAGCACGCCCACATCTCCCGTGCCGACCAGAGACGCCAGCTGGATCTGCTCGCCCGCTGGAATGCACGGCACAGGGCGGTCCGCGAAGATGACCGGCTCGACGCCCGCATTCACTCCTACGAGCTCGCCTTCCGCATGCAGCGGGATGCCGCTGAAGCCTTCGACTTCGCCCGCGAGCCGGCTCACATTCAGGAGATGTACGGCGACGGCGCTCATGGTCGCCAGACGCTTATTGCCCGCCGGCTGCTCGAACGGGGCGTCCGGTATGTGCAGCTCTGGCACGGGGCCGGACAGCCCTGGGACAACCACGACAACATTGCCGACAATCATCGGCGTCTCGCCGGCGAACTCGACCAGCCGATTGCCGCCCTGCTCACCGACCTCAAGCAGCGCGGGATGCTGGAAGACACACTCGTCATCTGGGGGGGCGAATTCGGCCGCACCCCCACGGTCGAGCTGACGGGCGACGGGAAGCCGAAGTACGGCCGCGACCACAACCATTACGGCTTCAGCGTCTGGATGGCCGGAGGTGGCATCAAGGGGGGAACCGTCCGGGGAGCCACCGACGAGTTCGGTTTTGCCGCCCAGGAAGACCGGACGAGCGTCCACGACCTGCACGCGACGATGCTGCACCTGCTCGGCTTCGACCACGAACAGCTTACCTACCGCTACGCCGGTCGCGACTTCCGGCTGACCGACGTGCACGGCCATGTGCTCGAAGACATCATCGTGTGA
- a CDS encoding creatininase family protein, whose translation MSSRAASEYRYEKLTWPEINEAIAQQQVCIVPCGAVEQHGEHLPLDVDLVCPGGIAQGVGAAMPDKVLVLPTIAYGYTGHVMDFPGTINTHYETFIRQVLDVTKSLAYHGFKKIILLNGHGSNMPNLDLAARRTNLETDAECLLIAWWHLLTINPDFMSTVRDSVFPGGWSHACELETSLYLYLDEDNVRKDRISDHINSHHDDGNPYIWVDLISRGPAALTSWTSTYTPSGVIGEPSQATRKKGEVVFHEAVGQLCGLVNFFRDRPKDVRQRHQATRPTMPIPWGQHDPTDGD comes from the coding sequence ATGTCGAGTCGCGCCGCCTCGGAATACCGTTACGAGAAACTGACCTGGCCGGAGATCAACGAAGCGATCGCCCAGCAGCAGGTCTGCATCGTCCCCTGCGGCGCGGTCGAGCAGCACGGGGAGCATCTGCCGCTCGACGTCGATCTCGTCTGCCCCGGTGGGATCGCGCAGGGCGTCGGAGCCGCAATGCCCGACAAGGTCCTCGTGCTCCCCACGATCGCGTACGGGTACACGGGTCACGTGATGGACTTTCCCGGCACGATCAATACGCACTACGAGACGTTCATCCGGCAGGTCCTGGACGTCACGAAGTCGCTCGCCTACCACGGCTTCAAGAAGATCATCCTGCTCAACGGTCACGGCTCGAACATGCCGAACCTCGACCTGGCCGCCCGCCGCACCAATCTCGAAACCGATGCCGAGTGCCTGCTGATCGCCTGGTGGCACCTGCTGACGATCAATCCCGATTTCATGTCGACCGTGCGTGACAGCGTCTTTCCCGGCGGCTGGTCGCACGCCTGCGAACTCGAAACCTCACTGTACCTGTACCTCGACGAAGACAACGTCCGGAAAGACCGCATCAGCGACCACATCAATTCCCATCATGACGATGGAAACCCGTACATCTGGGTCGACCTGATCTCGCGGGGACCGGCGGCCCTGACTTCCTGGACCAGCACGTACACACCCAGCGGCGTGATTGGCGAACCCTCGCAGGCGACTCGCAAGAAGGGAGAGGTCGTCTTCCACGAAGCCGTCGGTCAGCTGTGCGGACTGGTCAATTTCTTCCGCGACCGCCCGAAGGACGTACGCCAGCGGCACCAGGCGACCCGACCGACGATGCCGATTCCCTGGGGCCAGCACGACCCGACGGACGGCGACTGA
- a CDS encoding PSD1 and planctomycete cytochrome C domain-containing protein: MIHPPSPSSSRPLTRTAAITLGALLTALTSFAAADTPAEELFETHIRPVLVERCLECHGKDDQSGELRLDSRSSTLKGGEGGAVIVPGHPEQSRLIEAIRQTGDLEMPPSGPKLTDDQIAAFETWIRLGAPWPETTKQLVSAKETAAQDHWAFQPVGQPAIPMATDSDWVHTPIDAFVLRKLHEAGLSPSPEADRRTLIRRATYTLTGLPPAPEEVDAFVRDESPDAWEQLVDRLLESPHYGEQWARHWLDVARYSDTKGYVYAREERFWVHAWVYRDWVVQALNNDLPYDRFLLLQLAADQVEDRDTADLAAMGFLTLGRRFLGVERDIIDDRIDVVTRGTMGLTVGCARCHDHKYDPIPTTDYYALYGVFDSSAERLVPVDEEPAGDEAFQQGLKERQQKLASRLAEAREESSARARSRIADYLHAQTELHKYPPQGFDQIFQKSDLLPDFVRRWERYLFEAGRRNDPVFVPWHAFAELPEDDFAARAAAVTKELQQRPTGEINPLVLEAFAAPPATFGEAIDRYAALFQQIEADWQQQLKEAKSSEAAPPEQLPSPAAEQLRQVLYGPQAPSVVPDQPVVHLEGLFDSGTLTQVWKLQGEVDRWIINARPPARYALTLIDRPVPTTPRVFVRGNPQNLGEAIPRRFLSVLADADEGRFEQGSGRLELARAIIDPENPLTARVIVNRVWAHHFGQGLVTTPSDFGLRAEPPSHPQLLDWLTTDFVENGWSLKRLHRLILLSSTFRQSSAAPASEADRQRIRQIDPDNRLLSRMNAHRLTFEEFRDATLAATGELDLSVGGKPSDLFAHPSPRRRTLYGRIDRQYLPGTLRVFDFANPDLHTPQRSETTVPQQALFFLNDDLMLARVRALADAAAQQSSPEQAVNELFRRVLQREPTDSERAEALALVDAASRQEAPIVRPTVADWQYGYGAFDESSQRVTGFTALPHFNGAAWQGGPKWPDPKLGWVQLTADGGHPGNDRQHACVRRWTAPHDMTVSIRSHLRQEAAPGDGIRAFVVSSRAGLLQSASIHKSETDLDVDAIDVAAGETIDFLVDIGDVLNSDQYFWQATIAQAAGTPDAVTWDSRLDFTHDTVTPLNEWEQLAQVLLCTNEFLFVD, from the coding sequence ATGATTCACCCGCCGTCACCTTCATCATCCCGCCCGCTGACACGCACTGCTGCGATCACGCTGGGCGCGCTGCTGACGGCCCTGACTTCCTTCGCAGCCGCCGACACTCCCGCCGAAGAACTCTTCGAAACACACATCCGACCGGTGCTGGTTGAGCGCTGCCTCGAATGCCACGGCAAGGACGATCAGTCCGGCGAACTCCGCCTCGATTCCCGCAGTTCAACGCTCAAGGGGGGTGAGGGAGGCGCCGTCATCGTCCCCGGCCATCCCGAGCAGAGCCGGCTGATCGAAGCGATCCGGCAGACCGGCGACCTGGAGATGCCTCCTTCCGGTCCGAAGCTGACGGACGACCAGATCGCCGCCTTCGAAACATGGATTCGCCTCGGAGCCCCATGGCCGGAGACCACTAAGCAACTCGTCTCCGCGAAAGAGACCGCCGCGCAGGACCATTGGGCGTTTCAGCCGGTCGGCCAACCCGCAATCCCGATGGCGACCGACAGCGACTGGGTGCACACACCCATCGATGCGTTCGTACTCCGGAAGTTGCACGAAGCCGGTCTGTCCCCGTCTCCCGAGGCGGACCGCCGCACGCTCATTCGCCGGGCCACGTATACACTCACCGGCCTTCCCCCCGCGCCCGAGGAAGTCGACGCGTTCGTGCGGGACGAGTCGCCCGACGCCTGGGAGCAGCTGGTCGACCGGCTGCTGGAGTCGCCGCATTACGGCGAGCAGTGGGCCCGGCACTGGCTCGACGTCGCCCGTTACTCCGACACCAAAGGGTACGTCTACGCCCGCGAGGAGCGGTTCTGGGTACACGCCTGGGTCTACCGCGATTGGGTGGTGCAGGCACTCAACAACGATCTTCCGTACGACCGCTTTCTGTTGCTGCAGCTTGCTGCCGATCAGGTCGAGGACCGCGACACCGCCGATCTGGCCGCGATGGGGTTCCTCACGCTCGGCCGACGGTTTCTCGGCGTGGAACGGGACATCATCGACGACCGCATTGACGTCGTCACGCGGGGAACTATGGGGCTGACTGTCGGCTGTGCCCGCTGCCACGATCACAAGTACGATCCGATTCCGACGACCGACTATTACGCCCTCTACGGCGTCTTCGACAGCTCGGCCGAGCGGCTTGTCCCGGTCGACGAGGAACCGGCAGGAGACGAAGCTTTTCAGCAGGGCCTGAAGGAACGGCAGCAGAAACTGGCCTCTCGACTCGCCGAAGCACGCGAGGAATCCTCTGCCCGGGCCCGCAGCCGCATCGCCGACTACCTGCACGCACAGACGGAACTGCACAAGTATCCGCCGCAGGGCTTCGACCAGATCTTCCAGAAGAGCGACCTGCTCCCCGACTTCGTCCGCCGCTGGGAGCGGTACCTGTTCGAGGCCGGTCGGAGAAACGATCCGGTCTTCGTCCCCTGGCATGCTTTCGCTGAACTACCGGAGGATGACTTTGCCGCACGGGCTGCTGCTGTCACAAAGGAGCTGCAGCAGCGTCCCACAGGAGAGATCAATCCGCTGGTGCTCGAAGCGTTCGCAGCTCCGCCTGCCACGTTCGGCGAAGCGATCGACCGCTATGCCGCCCTGTTTCAGCAGATTGAGGCCGACTGGCAGCAGCAACTCAAAGAGGCGAAGTCCAGCGAGGCGGCGCCGCCGGAACAGCTACCCAGCCCGGCTGCCGAGCAGCTCCGCCAGGTCCTCTACGGACCGCAGGCTCCGAGTGTGGTCCCCGATCAACCGGTCGTTCATCTCGAGGGATTGTTCGACAGCGGCACGCTCACACAGGTCTGGAAACTGCAGGGAGAGGTGGATCGCTGGATCATCAACGCCCGTCCCCCGGCCCGCTACGCCCTGACGTTGATCGACCGCCCCGTTCCAACGACGCCGCGGGTCTTTGTTCGCGGCAATCCGCAGAACCTGGGTGAGGCGATCCCCCGCCGGTTCCTGTCGGTACTGGCCGATGCGGACGAAGGCCGATTCGAGCAGGGGAGCGGCCGCCTCGAACTGGCCCGCGCGATCATCGATCCCGAAAACCCGCTGACCGCCCGCGTCATCGTCAACCGGGTCTGGGCGCATCACTTCGGCCAGGGTCTGGTCACTACTCCCAGCGACTTCGGCCTGCGGGCCGAACCACCTTCTCACCCTCAACTGCTCGACTGGCTGACCACCGACTTCGTCGAGAACGGCTGGAGCCTGAAGCGGCTGCACCGGCTCATTCTGCTCTCATCAACCTTCCGGCAGTCGTCTGCGGCTCCCGCATCCGAGGCAGACCGCCAGCGCATCCGACAGATCGACCCGGATAACCGCCTGCTCTCCCGGATGAATGCCCACCGGCTCACCTTTGAAGAATTCCGCGACGCCACCCTCGCCGCAACGGGAGAACTCGACCTGAGCGTCGGCGGCAAGCCTTCAGACCTCTTTGCACATCCATCGCCGCGACGAAGGACACTCTACGGGCGGATCGACCGACAGTATCTGCCCGGCACGTTGCGCGTCTTCGATTTCGCCAATCCCGATCTGCACACTCCCCAGCGCAGTGAAACGACCGTTCCCCAGCAGGCACTGTTCTTCCTGAACGACGACCTGATGCTCGCCCGGGTCCGGGCGCTGGCCGACGCGGCCGCACAGCAGTCCTCACCCGAGCAGGCCGTGAATGAACTGTTCCGACGCGTCCTCCAGCGGGAACCGACGGACAGCGAACGGGCCGAAGCACTGGCTCTCGTGGACGCAGCCAGCCGGCAGGAAGCACCGATCGTCCGCCCCACCGTCGCCGACTGGCAGTACGGCTATGGAGCGTTCGACGAATCGTCGCAGCGAGTGACCGGCTTTACGGCGCTCCCCCACTTCAATGGGGCCGCCTGGCAGGGGGGCCCCAAGTGGCCCGACCCCAAACTGGGCTGGGTGCAGTTGACGGCCGACGGCGGTCATCCCGGCAACGACCGCCAGCACGCCTGCGTTCGCCGCTGGACGGCACCGCACGACATGACGGTCTCGATCCGCTCTCACCTGCGACAGGAAGCCGCCCCCGGCGATGGCATCCGGGCATTCGTCGTCAGCTCCCGTGCCGGTCTGCTGCAATCCGCCAGCATCCACAAGAGCGAAACTGACCTCGACGTCGACGCGATTGACGTCGCCGCCGGAGAGACAATCGACTTCCTCGTCGATATCGGGGACGTCCTCAACAGCGACCAGTACTTCTGGCAGGCGACGATCGCTCAGGCAGCCGGCACGCCCGATGCCGTCACCTGGGACTCGCGGCTCGACTTCACCCACGACACAGTGACGCCGCTCAATGAATGGGAGCAGCTCGCCCAGGTCCTGCTCTGCACCAATGAGTTTCTGTTCGTCGACTGA
- a CDS encoding leucine-rich repeat domain-containing protein, producing MRRDILKAAGLLIVGGLLYWFVTRQFHLQDLLARGAYIRVDAQRRPYLLALRGPDFTNRDLSLLHTIPTLERLFLEGCTVDDDGVASLMRLPRLMELDLSGTAVTDAAMPQLASIATLESLAVDDCPGVTIGGLEKLAQLKELNRLSARHVEMNFADYRRLQNDLTTVDIRASAESLLQLAPEDVWRAEWFEAPPRRCGTIRLSTRLDARRVTVDDLTAIAWPEAVAAIDFGVGTDLEPGVIDAVRRFPQIESLTIAATIDDEDFATICSLPRLKMLQIYSSTITDEGLARIPVDAPLESLRLRTGRLSTRGMAAIVRYSRLRFLDLSRHQTSPENFSRLAVLKELTSLSLIDCRLEDDDIRFLEDMGTLRYVDLRGNPLTTLPTGLIDSLPDLRQIDLRNTQIPQPDLVALNQTLHRQLLSNRFPLLLKFWHKDLFEYEGPNGELMLRDPFRLHQVYR from the coding sequence ATGCGGAGGGACATTCTGAAAGCAGCAGGCCTGCTGATCGTGGGAGGACTGCTCTACTGGTTCGTCACGCGGCAGTTCCACCTGCAGGATCTGCTCGCGCGGGGGGCGTACATCCGCGTCGATGCGCAGCGACGCCCCTACCTGCTGGCGCTCCGCGGACCGGACTTCACGAATCGCGATCTCTCGCTGCTGCACACGATACCGACCCTCGAACGGCTGTTCCTGGAAGGCTGTACCGTCGACGACGACGGAGTCGCATCCCTCATGCGGCTGCCCCGACTGATGGAGCTCGACCTGTCTGGTACTGCTGTGACCGACGCGGCGATGCCACAGCTTGCCAGTATCGCGACGCTCGAATCACTGGCGGTGGACGACTGCCCCGGCGTAACGATTGGGGGACTCGAGAAGCTCGCGCAGCTGAAGGAGCTCAACCGCCTCTCGGCCCGACACGTGGAGATGAACTTCGCCGACTATCGCCGACTGCAGAACGATCTCACCACCGTCGACATTCGGGCCAGCGCCGAATCGCTGCTGCAACTTGCCCCCGAGGACGTCTGGCGGGCTGAATGGTTCGAGGCTCCGCCGCGACGCTGCGGCACGATCCGTCTGTCGACCCGCCTGGACGCGCGCCGCGTCACGGTCGATGACCTGACCGCGATTGCATGGCCCGAAGCGGTCGCCGCCATCGACTTCGGTGTCGGAACCGACCTCGAACCGGGTGTCATCGACGCGGTGCGGCGGTTTCCTCAGATCGAGTCGTTGACGATCGCCGCCACCATCGACGACGAAGACTTCGCCACAATCTGCAGTCTGCCCCGCCTCAAGATGCTTCAGATCTACTCGTCCACCATCACCGACGAGGGGCTGGCCCGCATTCCCGTGGATGCTCCGCTGGAGTCTTTGCGGCTGCGGACCGGCCGACTCTCCACGCGAGGCATGGCGGCCATCGTAAGGTACAGCCGACTCAGATTCCTCGACCTGAGTCGGCACCAGACCTCACCCGAAAACTTCTCCCGACTCGCTGTCCTCAAAGAGCTGACGTCGCTGTCGCTCATTGACTGCCGACTCGAGGACGATGACATTCGTTTCCTCGAAGACATGGGGACACTGCGGTACGTCGACCTCCGTGGGAATCCCCTGACCACGCTGCCGACCGGCCTGATCGACTCCTTGCCTGATTTGCGTCAGATTGACCTCAGAAACACGCAGATACCGCAGCCGGACCTGGTCGCGCTCAACCAAACGCTTCATCGGCAACTTCTGTCCAACCGGTTCCCCCTTCTGCTGAAGTTCTGGCACAAGGATCTGTTCGAATACGAAGGCCCCAATGGTGAGTTGATGCTGCGGGATCCGTTCCGCCTGCATCAGGTCTACCGGTGA
- a CDS encoding MFS transporter: MSYDPLHEAPTRRRYLVFCLASATSFLLYLHRYTWNLIRPELEAEYGFSNTQLEALGTAFYATYALGSIPSGIVIDLFGPHLFLFAIILIWSIIVPLQAVTGNVYALGSIRMLFGAAQTGTYPALGNVTRVWFPRARRTLIQGWVASFFGRGGGACSSVIMGTLLMGYLGLSWRMALLAMAIPGILFAFLFLVVFRNSPEEDPRTNDAERELIQGDERTGAESRGVIPVRKALQNFSLRIMVFQQFLNAGSDVVYTLVMGSFFLSLGVENMKELGWLVSLPLIGGALGGIAGGFLNDALIRRVGSRWGRSLVGFFGKSLAAASLYVAITQPTATQVAYGLFLVKFFTDWSQPTVWGTCTDIGGRFSATVFSAINMAGNVGALSMPLVFGPLLDYFKTEQTIAGEVVSVTNFTPMFVLVGIMYVGAGICWLLVDCTRRIEEDVDVVA; the protein is encoded by the coding sequence GTGTCATACGATCCGCTCCACGAGGCCCCCACCAGGCGTCGCTATCTGGTCTTCTGCCTCGCTTCCGCCACGTCGTTTCTGCTCTACCTGCATCGCTACACCTGGAACCTCATCCGGCCGGAACTCGAAGCCGAATACGGCTTCAGCAACACGCAGCTCGAAGCACTCGGGACGGCGTTCTACGCGACGTACGCCCTCGGTTCGATTCCCAGCGGCATCGTCATCGATCTGTTCGGGCCGCACCTGTTCCTGTTCGCGATCATCCTCATCTGGTCGATCATTGTGCCGCTGCAGGCGGTGACCGGGAATGTGTACGCGCTGGGAAGCATCCGCATGCTGTTCGGGGCGGCACAGACGGGCACCTACCCGGCCCTGGGAAACGTCACCCGCGTCTGGTTTCCCCGTGCCCGGCGAACGCTCATTCAGGGATGGGTCGCCAGCTTCTTCGGTCGGGGCGGCGGCGCCTGTTCCTCGGTCATCATGGGCACGCTGCTGATGGGGTATCTGGGACTCTCATGGCGGATGGCCCTGTTGGCCATGGCGATCCCCGGCATCCTGTTCGCGTTTCTGTTTCTCGTCGTCTTCCGAAATTCGCCCGAGGAAGATCCCCGCACCAACGACGCCGAACGGGAACTGATCCAGGGGGACGAACGAACCGGCGCGGAGTCCCGCGGCGTCATCCCCGTCCGCAAGGCACTTCAGAACTTCAGCCTGCGGATCATGGTCTTCCAGCAGTTCCTCAATGCCGGCTCCGATGTCGTCTATACGCTCGTGATGGGGAGCTTCTTCCTCTCCCTTGGCGTGGAGAACATGAAAGAACTCGGCTGGCTCGTCAGCCTGCCGCTCATCGGAGGAGCCCTCGGCGGAATCGCCGGCGGCTTTCTGAACGACGCGCTCATCCGCCGCGTCGGCAGCCGCTGGGGCCGTTCGCTGGTCGGTTTCTTCGGCAAGTCGCTGGCCGCCGCATCGCTGTACGTCGCCATCACGCAGCCGACGGCGACCCAGGTCGCTTACGGTCTGTTTCTGGTGAAGTTCTTTACCGACTGGTCGCAGCCGACGGTCTGGGGGACCTGCACCGACATCGGCGGACGGTTCTCGGCGACGGTCTTCAGCGCGATCAACATGGCCGGCAACGTGGGAGCCCTCTCGATGCCTCTCGTCTTCGGACCGCTGCTCGACTATTTCAAGACCGAACAGACCATCGCCGGCGAAGTGGTCTCGGTCACCAACTTCACGCCGATGTTTGTGCTCGTCGGAATCATGTACGTCGGTGCCGGGATCTGCTGGCTGCTGGTCGACTGCACACGCAGGATCGAAGAAGACGTTGACGTTGTCGCCTGA
- a CDS encoding mandelate racemase/muconate lactonizing enzyme family protein: protein MHITKIEVCPLTGATVDGGWPQGHEPQENLHTLVQLHTDEGLVGCGSCFTSGRLVAGAVELLWPLLKGASAVQPERVSETLRQSSFWQGRGGTVEHAISGIDIALWDLMGKACNQPVSRLLGGDYRSTIRPYGSILFDEPDPLRKTLEDVVERGFRAIKLGWRPFGRRDRRFDELLVRTARETVGDSVDLMVDAGGSEQFWPHGTNWARNTASMLANYGIVWFEEPLPPDDLAGYIELTRVSPVPIAGGEVLTRRQAFLPWIENRAVDILQPDCTKNGGLSETRRIAWLAQDHNIQVVPHGWNTAVGLAADLQYSAAVPVARYVEYLTPCAYIDELTTEPFVLDGNGELQIPSGPGLGIELDPEKLNRFCPERIVFEV from the coding sequence GTGCACATCACGAAGATCGAAGTCTGTCCGCTGACCGGGGCCACCGTCGATGGCGGCTGGCCGCAGGGACACGAGCCACAGGAAAATCTCCATACGCTCGTCCAGCTGCATACTGACGAGGGGCTCGTCGGGTGCGGAAGCTGCTTCACGTCGGGCCGGCTGGTGGCAGGAGCCGTCGAGCTTCTCTGGCCGCTGCTGAAGGGGGCCTCGGCGGTCCAGCCGGAGCGCGTCTCCGAGACGTTGCGTCAGTCGAGCTTCTGGCAGGGACGGGGCGGTACCGTCGAGCATGCGATCAGCGGCATCGACATCGCCCTGTGGGATCTGATGGGGAAGGCCTGCAACCAGCCGGTCTCACGACTGCTGGGAGGGGATTACCGCAGCACGATCCGACCGTATGGCTCGATTCTGTTTGACGAACCGGACCCGTTGCGGAAGACCCTGGAGGACGTCGTCGAACGAGGTTTTCGGGCGATCAAGCTGGGCTGGCGACCGTTTGGTCGACGGGACCGCAGGTTCGACGAATTACTCGTCCGGACCGCCCGTGAAACGGTGGGGGACAGCGTCGACCTGATGGTTGATGCGGGGGGAAGCGAGCAGTTCTGGCCGCACGGCACCAACTGGGCCCGCAATACGGCGTCGATGCTGGCGAACTATGGCATCGTCTGGTTTGAAGAGCCGCTCCCTCCCGATGACCTGGCGGGCTATATCGAGCTGACGCGTGTCTCGCCGGTGCCGATCGCAGGCGGCGAAGTGCTGACCCGCCGGCAGGCGTTTCTCCCGTGGATTGAGAACCGGGCCGTCGACATTCTGCAGCCGGACTGCACGAAGAATGGCGGCCTGAGCGAAACCCGCCGCATCGCCTGGCTCGCTCAGGATCACAACATCCAGGTGGTGCCGCATGGCTGGAACACGGCGGTCGGTCTGGCAGCGGACCTGCAGTACTCGGCAGCGGTGCCGGTCGCGCGGTACGTCGAGTATCTCACGCCGTGTGCCTACATCGACGAGCTCACCACCGAGCCGTTTGTGCTGGACGGGAACGGCGAGCTGCAGATTCCTTCAGGACCGGGCCTGGGAATCGAACTCGATCCGGAGAAGCTCAACCGCTTCTGCCCGGAGCGGATTGTGTTCGAGGTGTGA